A window of Drosophila sulfurigaster albostrigata strain 15112-1811.04 chromosome X, ASM2355843v2, whole genome shotgun sequence genomic DNA:
gcaatCCTGCGGTTTCAGTCATCTCatcaatagcagcaacaaattcattcgcaacagcatcaatatccccaacaacagcaacattattCGCCGTATTCCATTGAGCATCAACGTTTTCGTGataatcaacagcaacatcaatatTTTCGAGATCGGCAACAGCGACCGCAACATTCTCGtgatcagcagcagcaacactttaAGCGTCACCAAGAGCTTCGGCCACGCACCAAGAGCTGGGTGGACAAACCCTAACCCAGCAGTTACGATCTTTCGTTTTAAAGCTACCTGTTTTCATCAATTTaatcacacacaaataaaacgaTATATTTCTTTCCagaacatttttgttgtacatttatttaaattacttatatGATTACTAATTAATTGCGCTTTTTTGCCACGATTCCAATTCTTTTTGGCACCGCCAGAGTTACCAATAGATTGATAACACTATTGGTGTAGATGCTTTCTTTTGGTGGTGTAAATCAAAACGCtcagttgttttttattcctttcattctttttttatttcgacatCTGTTCTGTTCCTGTGTTAACACTCGACTGACTAGTCGAACCAAACGTCACTTCGCAAATTTGTCTTCTCTTCTTTGTCGTTTTTTATATAACGGTCGTTCCAGTCGGATCGTGCCTCTTTTGGTTTGTCGTAGACTCTACATCTCTACGAAAAGGGTAGAGAAGGTAACTCCAGCGCCCCCCCTTGTTCTTATAGTTGTTATTCCCACCCTTCCCCATGGGTTTCATGCGCTTGCGCGCACCCGTAAACTGTTCCGAATCATCGTGGTCCCCTCCAGCAGCCGAACGCTTAGTGCCACCGCCTTTGCCACCCTTGTAGCCCTTGCTATCCTCCAGATCATTGAGCTCCAGTTTCGCTGTACGTTGTGCTTCCGCCACACGCTCCTGCAGAGCCATCACCTCATCCTCCTCGCATTTGTACAGAGGCAACTGTTTGCCCAGCAAATGTTCGATACGCTGATACAATTCAATGTCATACTGACTGACCATAGTGATGGCTTGCCCGGAACGTCCGGCACGCGCTGTGCGTCCCACACGATGTATGTAATCCTTACTGTGCGTGGGTATATCAAAGTTAACCACCACATCCACATGGGGAATGTCAAGACCACGTGAGGCAACATCGGTGGATATCAAAATCGAACGATTTTTCGCCTTAAATTTGTTGAGCGCTGCCAAGCGTTTGTTCTGCGACATCTGTCCATGCAACGGAATCGCAGCTAAGCCCAGAGCTCGCAACATCAAGGCAGTCTTCACAGTGTTGTTGCAAGTGCTGCTGAAGATCATGAAACTGTTGCCAGCCAGCTCGTTGAGGATGTGCACCAGATAGACGTCTTTGTATTTTACAGGTATAAATAGATAATATTGCTGTAGCTGATCGACAGTTTGATATTTGTTGGAGACTTAATGCCAATGCTGCTGCCTTAAAGTCAAAGAACAAAAACGTGCACTTTAACAGCATGTCACAAATATTTACGCCTTACATTCGAAAGAAGGTAGGGAACTCAGAGGTAGTGAcgaataaagaaataatacatttcatatttacGTTTTACAAACATAACATCATTTTAACATCATTGTGTTGGATTATTCCtagtactaaatataatataattgaaactCACCCAACGCCTCAAATTGTTCACCAATTTGGAATGCGAGTTCACGTGTTGGCGTTAAGACCAGTGCGAAATAACGTTGCGGATTCTCTAGTAATGCATGCAAAATAGGCAGCGCAAAGGCGCCGGTTTTACCCGATCCTGTTTCTACCAAACCAATTACATCCTTGCCCTGTATGGCAATTGGTATCGCTtccttttgaatttttgaaggCGCCTTCCACATTAGCTCATCACAAGCCTTGCACAGTGTTTCATTGAGACCCTAAGCACATTAAAAACTTTGTGGTTAGCATTTGCAGTTTGCTTGGTATTAACTTAAGTAACTTACAAGATCTTTCCACGTTAGCGCTTTGTcgccattttcaattttatccTCATCGGCCGCGGACGCATCGTCATCAGACtcattttcagtttctttATCGTCGCCGTCGTCTTCCTCATCCTCTTCCCCGGCATCTGTGCTTTTTTTGGCTCTTCGTCAGCACTGAGTTCTTCATCGCTTGTTTGCAATTGCGCTTGCTCGTCTTCTGAAGTTTCCGACATTTTGTTACATATTCTTCCAGTTGCCACACGTGTTCGGAGAGAGAAGAACGTGCTTGTTGGTGTGTGACAGACATCGTCAAGGGTGGCAAATTTCGACACTCAACTCACACCCATAAATTTTTTGAGTGCCGGTCAGACATCGTCACGGGTGGCAAATTTCGACACTCGACTCACACCCGTACTTTTAAGAGTGCGAGTGCTACTCGTGCACTCGCAAACCGAGTGAGAGATACACACTTACTCAAAATTATGCGAGTGCTGCGAGTATGAGTCATTGTCATACTCAGGCCTTTCTTGCACTTGCCTATTCGgcacccgatcattttaggCACTCGGCTTGTACACACTTGTGTCTTGCCGGTGGTTGTTCTTCGTGCAACCGATCATTTTAGACAAAATGGCTTGAGTCTTATGAGTATCTGTTCAAATTCTGAAAAACACCCAAGTGTCTTGCTCAGACACCCAagtgttttgctcagacactTACATAAGTGTTTGATCAGACACTCGGGTgtccggcaggaaatgtatgtaacaggtagaagaaggcatcgccgaccttataaagtatatatattcttgatcagcgtaaacagccgagacaatctagccatgtccgcctgtccgtctgtgtgtctgtccgtctgtccgtccgtccgtatgaacacctagatctcagagactataagagatagagctataattttgtttcgacaacatttgttatgcttgcacgcagatcaagtttgtttcaattttttgctaCGCCCCCTTCCACCcccacaaataaaaaaaaatcgaataacaagcttaattttaaagctaaagttaccaattatatacaataattactatagtagttatgttTCCtacaaatttggttgcaaACAGGTAAAAATTGgtgaagttattaaagaaatacttttgtatgggcaaaaacgcctacttactgggggtcttagttactttgtctgactatctggtatattgtgccgtctatggtatattttgaatgcggtactatatcgatataccacatataccttttggtatattttttaa
This region includes:
- the LOC133847636 gene encoding LOW QUALITY PROTEIN: ATP-dependent RNA helicase DDX47-like (The sequence of the model RefSeq protein was modified relative to this genomic sequence to represent the inferred CDS: deleted 2 bases in 1 codon), with amino-acid sequence MSETSEDEQAQLQTSDEELSADEEPKKAQMPGKRMRKTTATIKKLKMSLMTMRPRPMRIKLNGDKALTWKDLGLNETLCKACDELMWKAPSKIQKEAIPIAIQGKDVIGLVETGSGKTGAFALPILHALLENPQRYFALVLTPTRELAFQIGEQFEALEVSNKYQTVDQLQQYYLFIPVKYKDVYLVHILNELAGNSFMIFSSTCNNTVKTALMLRALGLAAIPLHGQMSQNKRLAALNKFKAKNRSILISTDVASRGLDIPHVDVVVNFDIPTHSKDYIHRVGRTARAGRSGQAITMVSQYDIELYQRIEHLLGKQLPLYKCEEDEVMALQERVAEAQRTAKLELNDLEDSKGYKGGKGGGTKRSAAGGDHDDSEQFTGARKRMKPMGKGGNNNYKNKGGRWSYLLYPFRRDVESTTNQKRHDPTGTTVI